In Nitrospirota bacterium, the genomic window GGAGCCTCCTTGCCAGCGAGCTCTCCTACGAAGGGTTCGATGTGGTCCCGGCCGAGAGCGGTACGCATGCCCTCGAGCTGCTCAAGAGCGAGGAGGTCGATGTCGCGCTCCTCGATCTGAATATGCCCGATCTCGGCGGCATGGACGTTTTGAAGACGATACGAAGCAGCGAGCTGCCGGTCGAAGCGATCATCCTGACCGGCTTTGCGAGCATCCCTTCTGCAGTGGAAGCGATGCGGCTCGGGGCGTATGACTATGTCACCAAACCCTTCAGTGCCCAGGAGCTGAAGGAGGTCATCCGCAAGGCCTTCGAAAAGCGCCGGCTCCTGAAGGAGAATCTCGCGCTCAAGCTCCAGATCAAGCGGCACTATGCTGCGTCGTCGCCGATCATCGCGAAGAGTCCCGGGATGGTCGGGCTTATGGACCAGGTGAGGAGAATCGCCCCCTCGGACCTGCCGGCGCTCATCCTGGGAGAGAGCGGGGCCGGCAAGGAGCTCATAGCACGTGCCCTCCACGAGGCGTCCCCGCGGGCCGAAGAGCCTTTCATCGCGATCAACTGCGGCGCGATACCGGAGGCGATGATGGAGAGCGAGCTGTTCGGCTACGAACGGGGCGCTTTTACCGGGGCCTATGCGCGGAAGCTGGGACTGCTCGAGATCGCCGGCAGGGGGACCGTCTTCCTCGACGAGATCGGCGAGCTTCCCCTGCCGCTCCAGGTGAAGCTCCTCCGTGTTATCGAGACGAGGAGCTTCATGCGCCTCGGCGGGACCAGGGAGGTGGGCCTGCAGGTGAGATTCATCTCCGCTACGAACAGGGACCTCACCGAGGCGGTCGGGAGCGGACGGTTCAGGCAGGATCTCTATTACCGCATCAGTCCGCTTATCCTCGCCATCCCTCCTCTTCGGGAACGGCGGGAGGATATCCCGCTCCTCGTCGAGCATTTCATGAAGAACGCCCCCTCGTACCGGGGAAAGCACGTTACCGAAGCGGCGCTCCGGGCGCTGACCGAGTATTCGTGGCCCGGCAATGTGCGGGAGCTCCAGAATGTCATTCACCGCGCCCTCCTCCTGTCGCCGGGGGGGCGCATCGACCGCGCTGACCTGCCGTTCGATCTGGCATCGGGCAGGCGGGGCGTCCTGCGGCGGCTCGACGACGTCGAGCGGGAGCACATCCTCGCGGTGCTCCGCGCAACAGGCGGGCAGCGGGGCAAGGCCGCGGAGATACTGGGGATCGATCCCAAGACGCTGTATCGGAAACTGCTGAGCTATGGCATCGCCTGATAGAAAGACCAAAGCAGAATTGATCGAAGAGTTCACTGCGCTCCGCCGGCGCCTCGCCGACCTGGAGGTGAAGGAGAACGAGTGCGTGCTGGCGAAGGAGGCGCTCAGCGATTCGCAGAGGCTCTACCGGACCATCTTCGAGAATACCGGTACGGCGACGGTGATCATCGAGGAGGATACGACGCTCTCGATGGTCAACACCGAGTTCGCACGGCTCGCGGGATACGCACAGTCCGAGATCGAAGGAACGAAGAGCTGGATGGATTTCGTGCAGGGCGCGGACCTCGAACGGATGAGGGAATACCACCGCCTGCGGAGGAGCAGGCCCGAGGCAGCCCCGAAGAATTATGAGTTCATGTTTATCGACCGGTACGGCGCGACCAGGGACATACTCGCTACGGTCGCCGTTATCCCCGGCACACAGAAGAGCGTCGCCTCGTTCCTGGATATCACCGAGCGCAAGCGCGCCGCCGGGGAGCGCGAGCGGCTCATCACGCAGCTCAAGGAAATGCTCGCCAGTGTCTCCCGGTCGAAGAAGGAGTGGCAGGATACCTTCGACAGCATTACCGATCTCATTTATATCGTCGACCGGAAATACAACATCATCAAGGCCAATAAGGCCTGCGCCGACCATCTCGGTCTCGATCCGCAGGACCTCATCGATAAGAAGTGCTATGTCATTTTTCATGGCGAGCGGGTGCCGGTGGCGGGGTGCCCGCATACTACGGCCCTGAGGGAGCAGCGGGTCGTAACCGAAGAGGGGGTCGATCCGGAGAGTAATCGTCTGTTCCGCATGACCGCATTCCCTTACTGTTCACCCGACGGACAGCTGCTCGGCACGATCGTCGTCAAGAGAGACATCACCGAAAAGCGGGAGCAGGAGATGCGGCTCATCATTACCGAGCGCCTCGCTTCGCTGGGGGAGCTGGCTTCGGGCATCGCCCACGAGATCAACAACCCCCTCGCCTCGATCGGGGGCTGTGCAGAGGGCCTTCTGATGCGGCTGCGAAAGGGGCAGTACGACCCCGCGCTCTTCGAGAAGTACCTGAAGATCATCGAGGAGGAGGTGCAGCGCTGCAAGCAGATTACGACGACCATGCTCTCCTTTGTGCGCCAGCCGACCTACGATAAGAAGGCGATCAGCCTTCACGAGCTGCTCGACAGGACCATAGAGCTCATCGGCTTCCAGAGCAGACTCAAGGAGATGCGCATCGTACGGGATTTCGCTCCGGAGATGCCGTCGGTGATCGGCAGTGAAGGGGAGCTGCGGCAGGTCTTCATGGCGGTCATCACCAATGCCCTCGACGCCATGAGGAACAAGGGTACGCTCACCCTGAGCACCCGCATCGAAGACAGGAAGGCGATCGTTTCCATCGGCGATTCCGGGCCGGGGGTTGCGCGGGAGCATCTCAGCAACATATTCGAGCCTTTCTTTACTACCAAGGTGACGTCAGGGGGGACGGGCCTCGGGCTCTCCATAGCCAAGAAGATCATCGAGGCCCATAACGGCGACATCTCGGTAACTTCCAAGAAAAACGAGGGCACTGTTTTTACCATACTGCTTCCCCTCTGAAGGACAAGTGAGAAGTAAGAAGTAAGAAGTAAGGGGGAGCTTACGGGGGTTCTTTTATTTTGACTCCTGTCTTCACTTCCTACTTCTCGGTTCCTACTTCTCACTTGCTCTTATTTCGGGCATTCTGCCCTGCCTGCATGGCAAAGTGCCCGATCTCGTTCTGCCCTTCAGCATAAAAGTCCTTTTAGATCAGGCATCCGTATCGTGGTACTATCCTTGCTTTATTCTTCTGTTGAATGCCGGCGTGCGGTAAGCACCGGCAGAATGAAAAGGAGAGGCGCTACCCATGGAAGCAAAGAAGAAGATTCTTCTCGCCGACGATGACAAGAATTTCGGTTTCATACTCAAAAACGAGCTGGAGGACGAGAATTACGACGTCGATCTCTATACCGACGGCGTCGAGGCAGTGCTGGGGTTTATCTCTGCTGCCTACGATCTCGTCCTGCTCGATGTGAAGATGCCCCGGCTGGACGGCATCAGCACGCTCAGGATCATCAAGAAGCTCAGGCCCGAGACCCCTGCTGTCATCTTCTCGGGAAATGCGACGCCCCACGATATGGCGGAGTCGGTGCAGGTGGGAGAGATCACCTACTTCGATAAGCCTTTCGAGATAAAGGCGCTGAAGAGCTATATAAAGAATTATATTTTGTGATCGGCGCCGCCGCCACGGTCCGGCGCCGAGGGACCATCAAGATTTAATGCACTGCTTCGATAACGTAACTCAAGGGAGCGCACGGCTCCCGGGGTGACGTCCCCGGCAGCAGGAACCAGGAGGAAGAGAGAATGGCACTTATGGATTGGTCGGACAAATTGAGCGTCAACATACGCGAGATCGACGAGCAGCACAGGAAGCTTATCAGCATGATCAACGAGCTTCACGACGCCATGAAAGCGGGTAAGGGAAAAGAGGTGGTGGGACCGATCCTTACCGGGCTCGTGCAGTACGTTGCGACCCACTTTGCCACTGAAGAGAGGCTCATGAAGACGCACGCCTATCCCGAATATCTCAAACACAAGGTCGAGCACGACAACCTCACCAGGCAGGCTTTGGATCTGCAGAAGCAGTTCCAGGAGGGGAAGCCGGTGCTCACCGTCGAGCTGATGACCTTTCTGAAGAATTGGCTCTCGAGCCATATCCTCGGGACCGACAAGAGCTACAGCCCCTACCTGAACAGCAAGGGCGTCGCCTAATGAGCAGAGGGAGTCGGGCGAGGTAGAGTACATTCGCCCGGCTCCAAGCTCGTTCGTTCTGTTAGGGGCTCTTCGTCTATAGTCTATGGTCTATCCGCCGTTTCCCCGCGGGTGTGCTCTTCTCCACTGCCCGGGGGACTCCTTCAGTCCCTCCTTGCTCCATATGCCGGCTCTGCGCAGGAATGCCCGCCTCTGCGCCTCGGCAAGCCGGCCGCTGTACTTCACGTTCGGCGGGATGGTATAGAGCCGGGCGTACCCGGCCTCGATCATCTCTTCGTTGAGCATCCGCTCTCCCCGGCGGTCCCACAGGTAGACGAGCGGTCTCCCATGGCGGTCTCTCTGCTCGACATCCCGTTCGATAAGGACGATCCAATTACTCTTGCTGATGAGCTGTTTCAGGTGCCGTTTTGCCCGCCTCCCCCACGGCTCCTGGTCGAGCTCGGGCGCGTCGATCCCGATCAGTCTCACCCGCTCGGCCTTGAGCGGAATTCCTGCGAAGCTCTTCGCCCGTATGCTTACGGTGTCGCCGTCATGGACCGTGATGACGCGAAAGGGAGTTGCCAGCCGCTCGGCCGCTGCAGGGCACGCAGTGGCGGCGAGGAGCGTAATAAGTAAGAAAATTCTTGTATAATAGGAGAGTTTCATGGGCTATTGTAGCACAAAAAGACGAGGCCAGAGACTGCGGTTGAGGCCGTCGGCAAGGGGAGTCGGTGTGAAGAATATTGTCCTCACCGGGTTCATGGGGACCGGAAAGACCGTGGTCGGCACGCTGCTGGCTGAGAGGCTGCGCCGCCCGCTGATCGATGTGGACAGCGAGATCGAGCGGGAGCAGCGTATGACCGTCGCCGAGATCTTTGCCCGTGAGGGAGAGGCGGCGTTCAGGGATATGGAGGCAGCGGTCATCAGGAGGCTGTCGGAGAGAGCGGGGGTTATCATCGCTACCGGCGGCGGCGCGGTGGTGCGGCAGGAGAACAGGGAAAACCTCAGGAAGAACGGCGTGGTCGTATGCCTGACCGCATCCCCCGAGGCGACCCTGGAGCGGACCCGGGCCGCCGGCACGAGGCCGCTCCTCCAGGTCGACGACCCCCTGCAGCGGATCAGGGAGCTCCTGGAGGCGCGCGGCCCGTACTATGCAAAGGCGGACATGGTAATCGATACCGAGGGAAAGACGCCCGCGGACGTGGCTGAAGAGATCGTGCAGCGGATAAGGGAAGAGGTAAACGAGTAACATTCAACGGCAGGAAGTTTCTTTATCCTGTTTTCTCGAGGAGACTATGGAAAAGGTGACCGTCGATCTTGCCGAACGGAGCTACGAGATCATCATAGGCAG contains:
- a CDS encoding sigma-54 dependent transcriptional regulator, whose amino-acid sequence is MKILVADDDKNMRSLLASELSYEGFDVVPAESGTHALELLKSEEVDVALLDLNMPDLGGMDVLKTIRSSELPVEAIILTGFASIPSAVEAMRLGAYDYVTKPFSAQELKEVIRKAFEKRRLLKENLALKLQIKRHYAASSPIIAKSPGMVGLMDQVRRIAPSDLPALILGESGAGKELIARALHEASPRAEEPFIAINCGAIPEAMMESELFGYERGAFTGAYARKLGLLEIAGRGTVFLDEIGELPLPLQVKLLRVIETRSFMRLGGTREVGLQVRFISATNRDLTEAVGSGRFRQDLYYRISPLILAIPPLRERREDIPLLVEHFMKNAPSYRGKHVTEAALRALTEYSWPGNVRELQNVIHRALLLSPGGRIDRADLPFDLASGRRGVLRRLDDVEREHILAVLRATGGQRGKAAEILGIDPKTLYRKLLSYGIA
- a CDS encoding PAS domain S-box protein — protein: MASPDRKTKAELIEEFTALRRRLADLEVKENECVLAKEALSDSQRLYRTIFENTGTATVIIEEDTTLSMVNTEFARLAGYAQSEIEGTKSWMDFVQGADLERMREYHRLRRSRPEAAPKNYEFMFIDRYGATRDILATVAVIPGTQKSVASFLDITERKRAAGERERLITQLKEMLASVSRSKKEWQDTFDSITDLIYIVDRKYNIIKANKACADHLGLDPQDLIDKKCYVIFHGERVPVAGCPHTTALREQRVVTEEGVDPESNRLFRMTAFPYCSPDGQLLGTIVVKRDITEKREQEMRLIITERLASLGELASGIAHEINNPLASIGGCAEGLLMRLRKGQYDPALFEKYLKIIEEEVQRCKQITTTMLSFVRQPTYDKKAISLHELLDRTIELIGFQSRLKEMRIVRDFAPEMPSVIGSEGELRQVFMAVITNALDAMRNKGTLTLSTRIEDRKAIVSIGDSGPGVAREHLSNIFEPFFTTKVTSGGTGLGLSIAKKIIEAHNGDISVTSKKNEGTVFTILLPL
- a CDS encoding response regulator, yielding MEAKKKILLADDDKNFGFILKNELEDENYDVDLYTDGVEAVLGFISAAYDLVLLDVKMPRLDGISTLRIIKKLRPETPAVIFSGNATPHDMAESVQVGEITYFDKPFEIKALKSYIKNYIL
- a CDS encoding bacteriohemerythrin translates to MALMDWSDKLSVNIREIDEQHRKLISMINELHDAMKAGKGKEVVGPILTGLVQYVATHFATEERLMKTHAYPEYLKHKVEHDNLTRQALDLQKQFQEGKPVLTVELMTFLKNWLSSHILGTDKSYSPYLNSKGVA
- a CDS encoding thermonuclease family protein produces the protein MKLSYYTRIFLLITLLAATACPAAAERLATPFRVITVHDGDTVSIRAKSFAGIPLKAERVRLIGIDAPELDQEPWGRRAKRHLKQLISKSNWIVLIERDVEQRDRHGRPLVYLWDRRGERMLNEEMIEAGYARLYTIPPNVKYSGRLAEAQRRAFLRRAGIWSKEGLKESPGQWRRAHPRGNGG
- a CDS encoding shikimate kinase — translated: MKNIVLTGFMGTGKTVVGTLLAERLRRPLIDVDSEIEREQRMTVAEIFAREGEAAFRDMEAAVIRRLSERAGVIIATGGGAVVRQENRENLRKNGVVVCLTASPEATLERTRAAGTRPLLQVDDPLQRIRELLEARGPYYAKADMVIDTEGKTPADVAEEIVQRIREEVNE